The following are encoded together in the Actinoplanes sp. N902-109 genome:
- a CDS encoding 5-formyltetrahydrofolate cyclo-ligase, translating to MPDFIGDAERLRAEKIALRTRLLAERKSKTPESLRSAARATLPTLVASIAEHSPTVIATYVPIGAEPGGPDLPEALRRVGTATVLLPVLLPGGDLDWAVYDGPAALRPGPRGLLEPAGRRLGVSAVSDAAFVVVPALAVDHRGVRMGRGGGSYDRALARVSPGTFTVALLHDGELLDTVPAEPHDRRVGAVITPSEGLSATADWTK from the coding sequence ATGCCTGATTTCATCGGTGATGCGGAACGGCTGCGAGCCGAGAAGATCGCGCTCCGCACACGCCTCCTTGCTGAACGTAAATCAAAGACCCCCGAAAGCCTGCGTTCAGCAGCCCGGGCCACGCTTCCCACCCTCGTCGCATCGATCGCGGAGCACTCACCCACAGTTATCGCCACCTATGTCCCGATCGGCGCTGAGCCCGGCGGCCCGGATCTTCCTGAAGCACTACGCAGAGTTGGCACCGCGACGGTGCTCCTGCCTGTCCTGCTGCCCGGCGGCGACCTCGACTGGGCGGTCTACGACGGGCCCGCCGCCCTGCGCCCCGGTCCACGCGGACTCCTCGAACCGGCAGGCCGACGGCTGGGCGTCTCCGCCGTGTCGGATGCCGCTTTTGTCGTGGTGCCCGCACTCGCTGTTGACCACCGCGGCGTACGCATGGGCCGGGGTGGCGGTTCCTATGACCGCGCCCTTGCCCGCGTCTCGCCAGGAACTTTCACCGTCGCCCTGCTGCACGACGGTGAGCTGCTCGACACCGTGCCGGCCGAGCCCCACGACCGGCGCGTCGGGGCAGTGATCACTCCGTCGGAGGGGCTCAGTGCGACTGCCGACTGGACGAAATAA
- a CDS encoding PD-(D/E)XK nuclease family protein encodes MPERLFVCTPSKLGNYTDCPRRYRYTYVDRPSPQKGPPWAHNSLGASVHTALKNWYALPAARRATASLPTLLKATWVREGYRDVDLERVAYRKALAWLDTYVAGLDPEEEPLGVERVVATKTSVLALNGRADRIDARNGEAVIVDYKTGRTGLDADDARGSQALALYAYAAQRVFRRPCHRVELHHLPTGTVAAHEHTEESLNRQLARAEDTARDIIAAEKAVAAGADPDEQFPPNPGSLCSWCDFRRVCPAAADAPAKEPWAAVEHLERA; translated from the coding sequence ATGCCCGAGCGCCTCTTCGTCTGCACGCCCAGCAAGCTCGGCAACTACACGGACTGCCCGCGGCGCTACCGCTACACCTACGTGGATCGGCCCAGCCCGCAAAAGGGGCCGCCGTGGGCCCACAACTCGCTGGGCGCGAGCGTCCACACCGCGTTGAAGAACTGGTACGCCCTGCCGGCCGCCCGCCGCGCGACCGCGTCGCTGCCGACGCTGCTCAAGGCCACCTGGGTGCGCGAGGGCTACCGCGACGTCGACCTCGAACGGGTTGCCTACCGCAAGGCCCTGGCCTGGCTCGACACGTACGTCGCGGGTCTCGACCCGGAGGAGGAGCCGCTCGGCGTCGAGCGCGTGGTGGCGACCAAGACCTCGGTGCTCGCCCTGAACGGCCGGGCCGACCGGATCGACGCTCGCAACGGCGAAGCGGTGATCGTCGACTACAAGACCGGCCGCACCGGCCTCGACGCCGACGACGCCCGCGGCTCCCAGGCGCTGGCGCTCTACGCCTACGCGGCCCAGCGTGTCTTCCGCCGGCCCTGCCACCGTGTCGAGCTGCACCACCTGCCCACCGGCACGGTTGCGGCGCACGAGCACACCGAGGAATCCCTCAACCGCCAGCTCGCCCGGGCCGAGGACACCGCCCGCGACATCATCGCCGCCGAGAAGGCCGTGGCCGCGGGCGCCGACCCGGACGAGCAGTTCCCGCCCAACCCGGGTTCCCTGTGCAGCTGGTGCGACTTCCGCCGGGTCTGCCCGGCCGCCGCCGACGCGCCGGCCAAGGAACCCTGGGCCGCCGTCGAACACCTCGAACGCGCCTGA
- a CDS encoding oxygenase MpaB family protein, giving the protein MNTAGDIGLFGPGSVTWKVHQEPIVTLGGLRSLYLQALHPRAVAAVNQNSSYRVDPWGRLERTSNYVGTILYGSMAEVEQAASRVRRMHAKMRATDPRTGEEFRIDEPELLRWVHVAEVESFLTTARRAGLELTDAEVDGYYTEQLRAAEMIGLDPATVPATAAEVASYYDAMRPELSMTRDSAETAFFLTVPPVPQKWGGLPLRMSLTLGPARWAYFGIAGTAVALLPPWARKMYGGLGWPTTDMTADLSVRGMRLLMKAALATVPPRYRMAPMRQAALERAGLA; this is encoded by the coding sequence ATGAACACTGCGGGCGACATCGGTCTCTTCGGCCCCGGTTCGGTCACGTGGAAGGTGCATCAGGAGCCGATCGTCACGCTCGGCGGCCTGCGGTCCCTGTATCTGCAGGCCCTGCACCCCCGCGCGGTGGCCGCGGTCAACCAGAACTCCAGCTATCGCGTCGACCCGTGGGGACGCCTCGAGCGCACGTCCAACTACGTCGGCACGATCCTGTACGGCAGCATGGCGGAGGTCGAGCAGGCCGCGAGCCGCGTCCGGCGGATGCACGCCAAGATGCGGGCGACTGATCCCCGTACGGGCGAGGAGTTCCGCATCGACGAGCCGGAACTGCTGCGCTGGGTGCACGTGGCCGAGGTGGAGTCGTTCCTGACCACCGCCCGCCGGGCCGGCCTCGAACTGACCGACGCCGAGGTCGACGGCTACTACACCGAGCAGTTGCGCGCCGCCGAGATGATCGGCCTCGACCCCGCCACGGTGCCGGCCACCGCCGCCGAGGTCGCGAGCTACTACGACGCGATGCGGCCCGAGCTGAGCATGACCCGGGACAGCGCCGAGACCGCTTTCTTCCTCACGGTGCCGCCGGTCCCGCAGAAGTGGGGCGGTCTGCCGCTGCGGATGAGCCTCACGCTCGGCCCGGCCCGCTGGGCCTATTTCGGCATCGCCGGCACCGCGGTCGCCCTGCTGCCACCCTGGGCCCGCAAGATGTACGGCGGCCTGGGCTGGCCAACCACGGACATGACAGCGGACCTTTCCGTGCGTGGCATGCGCCTGCTGATGAAGGCCGCCCTGGCCACCGTGCCCCCGCGCTACCGGATGGCCCCCATGCGCCAGGCCGCCCTCGAACGCGCCGGCCTGGCCTGA
- a CDS encoding DUF2231 domain-containing protein translates to MFDQINGLPVHALVLHAAVVFVPLLALVAIVYAILPRWRSRTGWAAIFLAVVAPIATYAAMASGAKLRDRLIANGMSGPPLEKIDDHMSFGTTTFYVSLGLGIVTLVMVLLTLRKPGNRLAMPADVGLAVVMVALAAVSGYYVYKTGDSGAQAVWGTSS, encoded by the coding sequence GTGTTCGACCAGATAAACGGCTTGCCCGTACACGCGCTCGTGCTGCACGCGGCGGTGGTGTTCGTGCCGCTCCTAGCCCTTGTGGCAATCGTCTACGCGATCCTGCCGAGGTGGCGATCACGGACCGGGTGGGCGGCGATCTTCCTGGCCGTCGTCGCGCCGATCGCCACGTACGCCGCCATGGCCTCCGGTGCCAAGCTTCGTGACCGCCTGATCGCGAACGGCATGAGCGGACCGCCGCTGGAGAAGATCGACGACCACATGAGCTTCGGCACGACGACGTTCTACGTCTCGCTCGGCCTGGGCATCGTGACGCTGGTCATGGTGCTGCTGACCCTGCGCAAGCCCGGCAACCGGCTCGCCATGCCCGCCGACGTCGGCCTCGCGGTCGTCATGGTGGCGCTGGCGGCGGTCTCCGGCTATTACGTCTACAAGACCGGGGACTCGGGCGCCCAGGCGGTGTGGGGCACCTCGTCCTGA
- a CDS encoding Fur family transcriptional regulator, with protein MTGAELLRGQGLRVTRPRLAVLDVLTQGGHLEVEEITRQVRERLDSVSTQAVYDVLGALSRAGLARRIEPAGSPARYEARVGDNHHHLVCRGCGAIEDVDCAVGQRPCLHPSKAHDYEIDEAEVTFWGLCPNCRRARRDDRTA; from the coding sequence GTGACCGGTGCGGAGTTGCTGCGTGGGCAGGGGCTGCGGGTGACGCGACCGCGGCTGGCCGTGCTCGACGTCCTGACCCAGGGCGGTCACCTCGAGGTCGAGGAGATCACCCGGCAGGTGCGCGAACGCCTCGACTCGGTCTCCACCCAGGCCGTGTACGACGTGCTGGGCGCGCTGTCCCGGGCCGGACTGGCCCGGCGCATCGAACCGGCCGGCAGCCCGGCCCGCTACGAGGCGCGCGTCGGCGACAACCATCACCACCTCGTCTGCCGCGGCTGCGGGGCGATCGAGGACGTCGACTGCGCGGTCGGTCAGCGGCCGTGTCTTCACCCCAGCAAGGCGCACGACTACGAGATCGACGAGGCAGAGGTCACGTTCTGGGGGCTCTGCCCGAATTGCCGGCGCGCCCGCCGGGACGATCGGACAGCTTGA